From the Pirellulales bacterium genome, the window GCAATGCGTTGAACATCGCGTGCAAAGTCGTCGCGATAACGAGAGCGGCAAATGGCAAGGTGCGCACGGTCGGCATCGAGCTGGACTCCACGGTGAGGGAATTTCGGCGTGAGGTGTCTTAGCAGTCGCAGGGGACGCGGTTGCGTTGCTGAGCCCTGTTGGTGGGCCTATTATGGCAGGGCGAACACGGGTCGGGGACAATTGCTTAAATAACTGCGTCCCGCCCGGCCTTACTATATTTGGTTCCGACCGAGGAGCAATAATGCACGGCCACGATCGAGCGGATCGACGCGAATTTCTCAAAGCGGCGGGCGCGGCAGCCGTAGCGGTCAGCGCCGCGCAACTGGCACTGCCTGCCGTCGCGGCCGATACTTCTTCCAAGCCGATGAAGAAGGCCGTGAAGTACGGCATGATCCAGGAAGGGAACACGGTCAAGGAGAAGTTTCAGCTACTCAAAGACCTGGGCTACGACGGCGTCGAAATGGATAGCCCCAGCAAGCTCGACCGTGACGAGGTGCTGCGAGCGCGCGATGAAGTGGGGCTGCCGATCCACGGTGTCGTCGATTCGGTCCATTGGCGCGACACGCTGTCGCATCCCGATCCGGCCGTGCGGGTGCGAGGGCTCGAAGGGCTGCAGACGGCGCTGCGCGATTCGAAATATTACGGCGGCACGACGGCGCTCTTGGTGCCGGCGGTCGTTAATAAGGAAGTTTCTTACGCAGACGCCTACACGCGTTCGCAGGCCGAGATTCGCAAGGCGCTTCCGCTGGCCAACGAATTGGGCATCAAGATCGGTCTGGAAAACGTTTGGAACAATTTCCTGCTAAGCCCGTTGGAAGAGGCGCGCTACATCGACGAACTCGATTCGCCGATGGTGGGGGCGTACTTCGACGTCGGCAACGTGCTGCGCTACGGCTGGCCCGAGCATTGGATCACGACGCTCGGCAAACGCATTCTGAAACTCGATATCAAGGAGTTCAGCCGCAAGAAGCAGAACGACGAAGGGCTGGGCAAGGGATTTGACGTCGAGTTGCTGGAAGGAGATTGCGACTGGCCGGCAGTGATGGCGGCTTTGCGCAGCATCGGATACACGGGCTGGGCCACGGCCGAGATTCCGGGCGGCGGTCGCGAACGCTTGCAAGCCATCGCCGGGCGGATGGATAGGGTTTTCGCGAGTTAAATACCGCTATCGGATGCGGAGGAACCGAAAGGTTGGGGTCGTGCCGGATCGGTATTCTCCGCTAAATTCTCGTGCCGTCGGTGAAACCATCGGGCCACGGGCCGGGTAACTCCGGCGAGGGTTCGCCCGGTCGGGGCGAACTGCTCGGCAGTGTACTGAGCCAACCGCTTGGCCGCGTGTCGAGCGAACCGTTTTGTCACGGAACATCCCAAGAGGTCTGTGCGCGATGGTCAGGATTTTCTCATTAATGCTGGCCGGTCTGCTGGCGGCTGGCACTCTGTTGGCCGGCAGTTCGATGGCCGTGGGCAAGGATGTCGAGGCCGCGAAAGACCTGATCGGCCGTAAGGCGCCTGAGTTTTCGCTGCACGACCAGTACGGTAAGCCGCATACGCTGGTGGATTTCGCAGACCGGAAGGTCGTTGTGTTGGCATTTCTGGGGAACGAATGCCCACTGGCAAAGCTGTACGCTGGCCGGCTCGAGCAGATCGCGAAGGACTACGGCCTGCGCGGTGTAACGGTGCTGGGCGTGAACGCCAATCGGCAGGACGCGCTCACCGAAATCGCCACGTTCGCCCAGCAGCATAAGCTGACGTTTCCGATGTTAAAGGACGCAGGGAACACGGTGGCCGATGCGCTTGGCGCGTCGCGCACACCGCAAGTGTTCGTACTGGACGAGTCGCGCGTGGTGCGCTATGTCGGGCGGATTGATGATCAGTACGGCATCGGCTTCTTGCGTCCGCAGGCCACGCGGCATGATCTGACCATAGCGCTCGACGAATTGCTGGCCGGAAAAGAAGTCAGCCAGCCGACGACCGAGGCGCCGGGCTGCTTGATCGGCCGCGTTGCCAAGGTCGAGCCGCAAGGGACAATCACATACGCGAAGCAGATTTCACGTCTGCTCAACGAGCGGTGTGCGAATTGCCATCATGCCGGCGACATCGCGCCGTTCCCGATGACCAGCTACGAGGAAGTCGTCGGCTGGGCCGCCACGATCCGCGAAGTGGTCGAAGAGGGGCGGATGCCGCCGTGGTTCGCTGATCCGGCTCATGGCAAGTTCGCCAATGATGCACGGTTGAGCCCCAACGAAAAGCAATTGATTTACGATTGGGTCGATAATGGTTGCCCCGAGGGGGATGCCAAGGACTTGCCGAAGCCGCTGAAATTCGCCGAAGGATGGCAGATCCCCGAGCCGGATCGGGTGGTCTTCTTGCAAGAGAAGCCGGTGAAGGTCGCCGCGCAAGGAACGCTGCCGTATCGGTATTTCCTGGCCGACCCGTTCTTCAAAGAAGACAAATGGGTGAAGGCGATCGAAGCCCGGCCGGGCAACCGCGCGGTCGTGCATCACATCATCGTCGGCTTCATCCGGCCGAAGCAGCAGCCGCGACTGGGGCTCGGCGGCGGGACGCTGGTAGGCTACGCGCCCGGCATGCCGCCGGCCAAATATCCTGACGGCGCAGCGCTCTTTGTACCGGCCGGTTCGAAGGTGGTCTTCCAGGTGCATTACACCCCCAACGGCAGCGAGCAATTCGACCGCAGTTGCGTGGGCATGGTCTTCGCCGATCCCAAGGACGTCCGCGAACGCGTTGACGGCGACGAAGCGGCGAATACGCATTTCCGCATTCCCGCAGGCGCGGACAACCATCCCGTAAATTCGCGTCATGAGTTCAAGGACGATGTGCGGCTGGTCTCGATGACGCCCCACATGCACATGCGCGGCAAGGCATTCCGCTACGAGGCCGAGTATCCGGACGGCCGGAAGGAAATCCTGCTGGATGTGCCGAAGTACGATTTCAACTGGCAGATGCGATACGATCTGGCCGAGCCCAAGCTGCTGCCGCGTGGCACCCGACTGCTATGCACGGCGCATTTCGACAACTCGGAACAAAACCTCAGCAATCCCGATCCGAATCGCGACGTCCGCTGGGGAGACCAAACCTGGGACGAAATGATGATCGGGTATTTCACGACCCTGCCAGGTCAGTCGCCGGCGCCGGTCGCGACGCAGCCGATGGCAGGCGAGTAACGCGGCGTCAAACGCGATTCTAAAAAAGACAGGAACCACGAATAGAACGAATAACACAATGACAGAGAGGCGAGTCGGCGGACAGTCTTTCTTCACCATTTTCGTGTCATTCGTGGTTGAAAAAGACTACTGATCCCGTTGGCGGCGCGACCGACCACGTGCCGCTGACCTCTGGTTTTGAGTACCGGCCGGTGATGTGTCGGCCACCTTTCTGAGCCATTCCTGGCGATTCGTGCGCGGGTTTGATTCCCTTCCGGCGGCGGCCCCGGTACCCGGTGCTGCTCACGGCCCGGGCTGCTGCTCTCGTGCAAAATCGGCAAACGGGGTAAAATCTGCCGAGGCGCGAGGGATGCAATTACAGCCGGCGAGGGCCCTGCTTTGCGGGGCCATTGGGAGGTTTCAGGGACGTTGGATACGAATCTGATTGTCGAGATGCTGCCGCAGCCGGATGACTACACATGCGGCCCGACCTGCCTACACTCTGTTTACCGCTACCACGGCGACCAGATCGACCTGGAGCAAGTGATCTCGGAGGTGGGGCGCGTCGAAGGGGGCGGTACGCTCGACGTCTTTCTGGCCTGCCACGCATTGCGCCGCGGCTACACGGCCACGATCTACACCTATAACTTGGCGCTGTTCGATCCCACTTGGTTCCGTCCGGCCCGGCCCGACCTGGCGGACCTGCTCTTGCAGCAGATGGAATACAAGGCGTCGCCGAAACTGAAAGTGGCCACGCGGGCCTACCTGGAATTTCTCGAACGCGGCGGGCAACTGCGTTTCGAGGATCTAACCGGCAGCCTGATTCGCAAATACCTCAGTCGTTCGATTCCGGTGCTGACGGGGCTAAGCGCCACTTACCTACACCGCGCGGCGCGCGAACACGGTCCCAACTGCGAGCCGGACACCGTGCGCGGCGAGCCGACCGGGCATTTTGTCGTTCTCTGCGGCTACAACCGGGACACCCGCGAGGTGCTGGTCGCTGATCCGCTGGCGCCGAATCCCGTGGCTGGTGACAACCGCTACGTCGTCAGCATCGAACGCGTGATCTGTGCCATTCTGTTGGGCATCCTCACCTACGATGCGAACCTCTTGATTATTGAACCGCGCAAGCAGCGCAAACAAGGAAGTCATGGCGGTATTGATCATCGTTAATAACGTCAACGAGTGGCCGTTTCAGATACCGGGGGTGGCGGTCGTCGACGCGAAGAGTTATCTCACTAAGCCCGAATACGGCGAAGTGCGCGGTGCGAAGGTGTTTAACCTGTGCCGTTCGTATCGCTATCAAAGTCTGGGCTACTATGTGACGCTGTTGGCCACGGCCCGCGGGCACAAGCCACTGCCCAACATCATGACCATCCAGGATATGAAGTCGCAGACGGTGGTGCGCTTCGTATCGGACGACCTGGACGATTTGATCCAGAACAGCCTGGCGCCGATCGAGTCGGACAAGTTCACGCTGAGCATTTACTTCGGGCGAAATTTGGCCCGGCGCTACGACCGGTTGAGCCTGCACTTATTCAATCTGTTTCAGGCGCCGCTTCTGCGAGCGCAATTCACCAAGAACGGCAAGTGGCAGTTGCGGCAGATCGGCCCGGTGCCAGTCGACGGCATTCCGCAGCAGCATCGTTCGTTCGTGCTGGACGTGGCGACCGAGCATTTCGCCGGCCGGCGAGCGCCACTTCGAAAGCGGAATCCGGCGAAGTACGACCTGGCTTTGCTCGTGAATCCCGACGAGCCATTGCCACCGTCAGATGAAAAGGCGCTCGATCGATTCGTCCGCGCCGCCGAGGCCGTGGGCTTACAGACTGACTTGATAGGCCGCGACGATTATGGCCGGCTGGCGGAGTTCGACGCGCTGTTCATTCGCGAGACCACGGCCGTGGCGCATCACACCTTCCGCTTTGCCCGGCGGGCGGCGATGGAAGGGCTGGTTGTCGTCGACGATCCGGAGTCGATTCTGCGTTGCTCGAACAAGGTCTATTTGGCGGAATTGCTAACCCGGCACAAAATCGCGATTCCCCGCAGCGCGATCGTCAACAAGGACAACGTCGACACGATCGGCCAAGAACTGGGCTTTCCCTGCGTGTTGAAGCAGCCGGACGCGGCCTTTTCTTTGGGCGTGGTCAAGGTCGAGAGCCAGGCCGCGCTCGACGAATGTGCCGAACGATTCCTGGAGAAGTCGGACCTGCTGATCGCCCAGGAGTTTCTCCCCACGACCTACGACTGGCGCGTCGGCATTTTCGATCGACAGCCGCTGTACGCCTGCAAATACCACATGGTGCAGGACCATTGGCAGATCGTGAAGAACGAATCGTCGGGCAAGCGCCGCTATGGCCGGACCGAAACATTTCCAGTGCAGCAGGCCCCTCGGCAAGTGATCAGTACGGCGTTGCGGGCGGCGAACTTGATCGGCGATGGGCTATACGGCGTCGACATCAAGCAGAGCGGTCGCCACTGTTACGTGATCGAGATCAACGATAATCCCAATATCGACGCCGGCGTGGAAGACGGCTTTTTAAAGAACGAGTTGTACAGCCGCATCATGGACGTATTTCTGGAACGCATTGAAGCCACGAAGGCTGGCAAGAGGATCACGTGAGCACCGCCTTGCGATTGCGATTGTTCGAAGCATTTGGCGTCGAGCTGGAATATATGATCGTCGACGCACGGTCGCTCGACGTGCGTGCGATCGCCGACGAGTTGCTGCGCGACGCGACCGGCGGCGAGGAATATGTCGGCGAAGTCGAGTCCGGGGACGTCTCCTGGTCGAATGAACTGGTCGCCCACGTGGTGGAATTGAAAACGACCGATCCGGCCACTTCGCTGGTGCCTCTCGCCGGCTCATTTCAATCACAGGTGCGTCGAATTAATGAGCTGCTGGCACGGCATGGCGCCAAGCTGATGCCCGGCGGCATGCACCCGTGGATGGATCCGCTGCGCGAGACAAAGCTATGGCCGCACGATTGCAACGAGATCTACGAGGCCTTCAACAAGATTTTCGATTGCCAGGGGCATGGCTGGTCGAACCTGCAAAGCGTGCATCTGAATCTGCCGTTTGGGAATGACGAAGAGTTTGGCCGGCTGCATGCCGCGATCCGGCTGGTGCTGCCGATCCTGCCCGCCCTGGCGGCAAGCAGTCCGATCGTCGAAGGGCGTGGCTCCGGCACGCTCGATACGCGGCTCGAGGTCTACCGCACGAACAGCCGGCGGATTCCGGCGATCACGGGACATGTCGTGCCCGAGCCGGTGTTCAGCGAAGCAGACTATCGGCAAGTCATTCTGAATACGCTGTACGCCGAAATCGCGCCGCACGATCCCGAGGGGGTGCTGCAAGAAGAATGGCTCAACGCGCGCGGAGCAATCGCGCGCTTCGAGCGCAACACGATCGAAATCCGGGTGCTCGATATCCAGGAATGTCCGGCCGCCGATCTGGCCATCTGCGGTCTGACCGTGGCGGCGCTGCGGGCATTGGTCGACGGGCGGTTCACGACGCTCGCCCAGCAGCAGGCGTGGCCGGCCGAGCGGTTGGCCGAGATCCTGCTCTCGGCAATTCGCGATGGCGAGCAGGCCATGGTCCGTGACACGGAATACTTGCGTCTGTTCGGATTGGACGCCTCGTCGGCCACGCTGGCCGATCTGTGGCGCCACATCAACGATCGCGTCGCCGATCGGCCGGGTCGAACACCCGAAACGGACGAGGCCCTACAGGTGATTTTGCAACAGGGACCGCTCGCGCGGCGGCTGTTGCGGGCCTTGGGAGGCGAATCGCCAGACCGGGCAGCGCTAACGCAGGTATACGGCCGGCTGTGCGATTGCCTGTCGCGCGGCGAGATGTTTTTGTAGGGTGTACTGTCTGCACCATCTTCGTTTTTACACCACAGCACCGTTCGGCGGGTGACGCGGTACGTGCAACCCATGGTGCCCACAGGGCACCCTACGAATATGGGCGGAGCCTGTGGCACACATCCATCTCTGACCTAGGCCATGTGGTCGCTCGTCAGTATAATTCCTCGGTGCGCGACGTGTCGTTTGGTGCGATAAGGGGCTGACCGTCACCGCTCGTTTTTGGCTCCCGCCGCTTTCCCGTTGGATCCGTTCGCCTGGCAAGAGGCCCGCGGAGCCTGATTCCCTCTTCGCCAGTTTCGTCCCGGGTCAGACTATGTGCCGATTGTACGGTCACATCGCCGCGCGTCCGCTGCCGCTCTCCGGCATGTTGCTTGACGAGCCGCATGCGCTCCGCGCACAGAGTTGCGGCGATTGGCGCGGGGAGAAGCATCGCGACGGTTGGGGGATCGGCTATTTCGAGCAGCACGAGCCGCGGGTGATTCGCCGTCCAACCGCGGCGCCCGAGGACAACGAATTCGTGACCGCCGCGCGGCAGATCGTGTCGCCGGTTGCAGTGGCGCACGTACGCCAGGCTTCGGTGGGTGACCTGTGTGTCGCTAACGCGCATCCGTTCACGTTCGGAAGTTGGGTGTTCGTCCATAACGGAACCGTGACCGGTTTCGACCAGTTGCGGCAGGGGCTAATCGACGAAACCGACGGCGATCTGCGGCGCCAGGTGGGCGGAACGACCGACAGCGAGCAAGTTTTTTTCTGGCTGTTGAGCCGGCTGCGGCGCGCCGGCCAGTCGGCCGAGGGGCCGTGCGGGGACCTGGCGGTCGTCGCGGGCGAGATGGCCGCGGCGATTCGGATTCTGGCCCGCCGCAGCGAGGAAACCCAACCGGACGAGCCGACGCGACTGAACTTTTTGCTGACCGATGGTGTGGTGCTGATCGCCTCGCGCTGGAGGCATAGTCTGTACTGGACGAATCGCGCGGGGCCGTTGATCGCTGGGCCGAATGGTGCCGATGGCGGGACGTTTCGTGGTGTGGCCGTGGCTTCGGAAACAATCGGCCAGGCACCGTGGTCCGAGGTGCCCGACGGTCAGATCCTGGCGGTCGATGCGGATATGGTCGTTCACTGGCGGACAATCTGACAATCGATCGCAGGCGCGGAAATTCGGATATTTGGCGCAGGCGGGAACGGCCTTTAGTCGCAGTTCGTAAGATAGACTGAATGCGGAACGCAGCACCTTTAGCCAGGGGGAGTGCTCCGCCGAACGAAATTGTTGCTCGACCAGAAATTGGGTGAGTGCGAAACCGAGATCCGAGACTATTTCTTCCTAATCGCCGACCGCCGAATCGCATTTTAAAGGCCGTGTTATGCGTCATCCCCTATTAGCGCCGGATCTGCGCGAGCTAGTGCTCGAGCGTGAGGAGAAGGCGCTGCGGGATTTCTTCGTGCCGCACCATCCCGCGGCCACGGCCGAATTGCTCGACGACCTGGCGCCGGAGGAATCGTTGTACGTGTTGGCGCTCCTCGGGGGACGGGTGCGAGCCGAGGTGTTTTCGTATCTCGAGCCGGAACTGCAGGACGGTATCGCGCAGTTGATGGATCGCAGCGTGCTGGCGGCACTCGTGAGCGCGATGTCGCACGACGAACGGGCCGACCTGATTACGCGGCTTCCCGAGGAACGGACGCAGCAGATTCTGCCATTGTTGGCCCAGGCCGAGCGCGAGGATATCCGGCGGCTGACGGCGTACAAGGAAGACACCGCCGGCGCGGTGATGACCAGCGACTATGCCACGGTGCCGGCCGAATTGACGGCGGCCGCGGCGATCGACCGCCTGCGGCACGAGGCCCCGGACCGCGAGACGATCTACTATTGTTACGTGCTGGATGATCATCGCCGTCTGGTCGGATTCGTGTCGCTGAAGAATCTGATTCTGGCGCCGCCGCAGCGGCGCGTGGTCGATCTCATGCAGCGTGAGGTCATCTCGTCGGTCGTGGACGAGGACCAGGAAATCGCCGCCGGCAAGTTGATGGAATACGACTTGCTCGCGCTACCGATCGTGGACCATGAGAATCGTCTGGTCGGCATCATCACGCACGACGACGTGGCGGACGTGATCGTTGAAGAAGCCAGCGAGGACGTCTATCGCTTAGGCGCCGTTGGTCCGCTGGACGATAGTTATCTGCGCACGCCACTGGTGACGATGTGGGGGAAACGCAGCTTCTGGCTGGCGATCCTGTTTTGCGCCGAATTCATGACGATGATGGTGCTATTGCGGTACAAGGAAACGTTCGACGCGGTGCCAGGGCTGGTGCTGTTCATCCCGCTGATTATTTCGGCGGGCGGGAATTGCGGATCGCAATCGGCCACGATCATCACCCGGGCCCTAGCCTTGGGCGAAGTGCGCCCCTCGGATTGGTTTCATATTGTGTGGCATGAAATCATGATGGGGGCATCGCTGGGGCTGACTCTGGGGGCGTTGGGATTGGTGGGCGCCATCGGATTCTTGCGCACGCTGGGGGGCCACGACGAAACTGTAGGAAACGTGACCGTGGCACACATGGCCATGGTCGTGGCGATGGGGGTCGCGACCGTCGTTGTCTGCGGCAACCTGGTGGGGGCGACGTTACCGCTTTTACTCAAGCGTCTGGGGCTCGATCCGGCGCTGATGTCGAATCCCGTGGTCGCCAGCCTGGTGGACGTGACAGGCATTCTGGTCTACTTCGCCATCGCCGAAGCGTTCCTGATGTAGAACGCAGTTTGCCGCGCGACAGGCGCTAACGGCTGTCATGCGCTAGCGGTTTACGCCAGCAACTCGCGCACGACGCGGCCATGTACATCGGTCAGGCGATAGTCGCGACCGCTGTGGCGGTAGGTCAGACGCTCGTGGTCCAGGCCCATCAAGTGCAGGATCGTGGCGTGGAAATCGTGTACATGAACTGGATCCTCCGCGACGCGGACGCCGTATTCGTCGGTGGCGCCGTGTACGATGCCCGGCTTAACGCCGGCTCCAGCCAGCCACGAGCTGAACGCCCAGTTATGGTGCTCGCGCCCCTTGGCGTCGGCCAGATTATTGAACGGGGTACGACCGAACTCCGTGGTCCACACGATTAACGTCTCGTCGAGCAAGCCGCGTTGTTTCAAATCGCGTAGCAAGCCCGCGATCGGGCGATCGACGTTCAAGGCCAGCCGCTCATGATCCATCATGTCGCCGTGCGAGTCCCAATTGTTGCTGGAGCCAGTGTCGATCAACTCGACGAAGCGGACGCCGCGCTCGATCAATCGCCGCGCCACCAGACACTGCCAGGCAAACCCTTTGGTGCTGCCCGGTTCGAGGCCGTACAGTTCGTGCGTCGTCGCGGTTTCCTGCGACAGATCAAAGCCCTCGGGCACTGCCATTTGCATGCCGAAGGCAGTCTCGAACGATTTCATCCGCGCGGCCAACAGCGCGTCGTCGCTGCGCGCAGCCAGGTGACGGCGATTCATTTTTGTAAGCGCCGCTAGTTCGATCTCCTGTCGGCCCATCGGCACGCGCGGCGCGATATTGGCGACTGGCTCCTTTCCTGGCACGACCAGCGTCCCTTGATGCGCGCCGGGCAAAAAGTCGCTGGCGTAGACTTGCGAGCCGGCATAAGTTTGCCGAGGCGCGATCACGACGAACGACGGCAGATTGCGGTTTTCGGTCCCCAGTCCATAACTGACCCACGAGCCGATGCTGGGACGCGCGAACGCAAACGACCCGGTATGCATGCCGAGCGTGGCGTTGTAATGATTCGAATGGTCGGTATGCATTGACCGAATGAGGGCAATGTCGTCCACGCACGCCGCGACATGTGGAAAGAGCGTGCTGACCTCGGTCCCCGACTGGCCATGTGGTCGAAACTCCCACTGCGGCCGCTTGAGATAGATATGCTCGTAGCCGGGGCGATTTTGAATCTCGGGATGGTCGAGTTTCACTTCGCGGCCGACATCGGCGTGCAATTTCGGCTTCGGATCGAAGGTGTCGATATGCGACACGCCGCCGGTCATGAACAGAAAAATGACGTTCTTTGCCTTGGCCGGGAAATGGGCCGGGCGCGGTGTCAGCGGATCGGGCGTCGAGGAACGCGTCGCATCCTCGGCCAATAGCTCGTGCAAGAGCCCCGGCATGAGCAGCGATCCCCCCACGAACGAGCGAAGCATCTGCCGGCGCGAACAGCCGCAGCGATCGTGCGTGGCGGAGTTGTCGTCGGCGTGGTTCATCGTGCGGCCTCAATCGACGTGCAAAAACTCATTGCTGGAAAACAATACGCGAGCGAGCGCCGCCCAGGCTGTCGCGTCGCGATCCGCGGCTCTGTTAGGCTGATCGGCATCGCTAACCGCCGGCGCATCGCGATACGTGGACAGGAAGGCGATCGCGTCGACTTGTTCGTCGGCTGCCGGCGAACGGCCGAATAGCTGCCGATACGCGAACTCGACACGCGCTGTCTCATCTGCTGTCGTGGCGACCGTGAGCGCGGCGAACTTCGCGGCACATTCGTGCAGCAGCGGGTCGTTCAAAAAGAACAGAGCTTGTGTCGGCACCGTCGTTATGTCACGTGTCGGCGTGCTGGCGTTTGGATCGGCGCCGTCGAATAGGGCGAAAAATCGCGTGCGGCGGTTTCGCTTTTGCATCACGTACACGCTGCGCTTCTGAGTGTCGTATTCGTCGGCGAAGGGGCCATGCTGCGTGAACGACCAGTTTGATTCAGGAGGAAACGGATGCGTCTCGCCCGGCGTGCGATCGAGTGTACCACTGGCTGCCAGAAGCGTGTCGCGTAACTCCTCGGCCGTCAGGCGGCGCCGCGCGAATCCGGCGTATGAATTGTCAGTGACGCCGGTCGCCGCTTGCTGATAGGTGGCGCTGGTGGTGATTAAACGATCGATCGCGCGCAGACTCCAACCGTTTTTGACCAACTGACTGGCCAGGTAATCGAGCAAATCAGGATGCGTCGGAGGAGCGCCGCGCGAACCGAAATCGTTGGGGGTTGTTACCAGGCCGCGGCCGAAGTGCCACTGCCACAATCGGTTCACGATGACACGCGCTGTCAGCGGATTGGCCGGATCAACGAGCCAGCCGGCCAACTCGCGCCGTCCGCTGCCGGTCGAGGCCGTGACTTGTTGCCCGCCCAGAAAATCGGGGAACTTGCGCGGCACCTCGTCTCCCAGATCCAGTGGTTCGCCGCGCCGTTGCAGGCGCGCGTTCTTGGGCTCTCCTTCGCTCACGGCGAAAGCGCGCGGTACCTGCCGATCGCGATCGGCGAGTGCGTCGCGGTTGCGCTTGGCGTCGTTTAGTTGTCGTGCCGTCGCGGCCAATTCGAGAAACGCGTTTGTGAGCGTCGGGTCAGCGTAGTGCGTTACTTGCCAGCCGACGCCGTCTGTTCCGCCGGGGTGCGCGTCCGTCACGCGACCGTTAATCGAAACGCGACCGTCGATCGGTGAAAGCCAGGCGAGCGCCACCGCTCCTCGCGGGCCCGGATGCATGAAAAACTGTCGCGGCGGCAGGCTGGTCCACACCTTCACCCGTTTACGCGACGTGTTGGCGAACACCGACGGTGTTTCGCCGCTGCGCCAACCGCGCAGCTCGGTGCGCCCTTCAATCGATTCCAGGCTTTCACCCAGAAAAGTCGGCGCGGCGGAAACGTCGAGAAATCCCCACGTGCCCACTTCGCCATGCGAGCCGGCGTGCGGGTTCGCCGCTGCCAGATCATCGATCAAGTCGGCGGCATTCCAGCGCTGTGCCGCGTCGCCGAGTTCCGCGATTTCGAATTCAACCTGCGTGCTGTCCGCGCCATGATTGCCGCGCGGGGTGATGGCCAGTTGAATCACTTCGCCGCGACGCACGGCGACGTTCTCCATGGGCGTTTGCGCGCCCTGCGTGAGATCGCCTGACTGTCCGTCGTCGATCTCGCGTGCTGACAATAGCTTCGCGCTCGCTAATAACGAGGCCTGCAAACGTGCGCTCTGCGCGGACTGGGCGTCGGTCAGGCTTTTGACCTGTGCGTCGGCCTCTGGAATTTTCTCGGCCGCGGCTTGCACTTGGCGTTCATACGCAGCAGGGGACAGTAGCGGCACCAGATCGCGCGGCTGTTGCTGCGGTTCGCAGCCGGGAAAGGCAAACTTCGTGCTGGAGAAAATGCCGTACAGCCCGTAATAGTCGCGTGCCGTGAGCGGATCATACTTGTGGTCGTGGCAGCGGCAGCAACCGATCGACAGGCCGAGGAACGACTTGCCCAGCGTGTCGAGCGTGTCCTCCAGCGTCAGGTGCATGTCCTTTTCGATGTCATGACCGAAGCGCCGTGCGATCGCCAAGTAGCCGGTTGCAATCACACGATCGGCGTACAACTCGTCCGGTCCATCGAGTGCCAGAAGATCCCCCGCGATCTGCTCGCTGAGGAATTGGTCGTAGGGCAGGTCGCGCGTGAAAGCGCCGATGACCCAATTGCGATATCGCCAGGCGTGGGGCAGCGGATGGTCGGAATTTTCGCCCGCTGTGTCGGCGTAGCGCACCACG encodes:
- the mgtE gene encoding magnesium transporter, encoding MRHPLLAPDLRELVLEREEKALRDFFVPHHPAATAELLDDLAPEESLYVLALLGGRVRAEVFSYLEPELQDGIAQLMDRSVLAALVSAMSHDERADLITRLPEERTQQILPLLAQAEREDIRRLTAYKEDTAGAVMTSDYATVPAELTAAAAIDRLRHEAPDRETIYYCYVLDDHRRLVGFVSLKNLILAPPQRRVVDLMQREVISSVVDEDQEIAAGKLMEYDLLALPIVDHENRLVGIITHDDVADVIVEEASEDVYRLGAVGPLDDSYLRTPLVTMWGKRSFWLAILFCAEFMTMMVLLRYKETFDAVPGLVLFIPLIISAGGNCGSQSATIITRALALGEVRPSDWFHIVWHEIMMGASLGLTLGALGLVGAIGFLRTLGGHDETVGNVTVAHMAMVVAMGVATVVVCGNLVGATLPLLLKRLGLDPALMSNPVVASLVDVTGILVYFAIAEAFLM
- a CDS encoding DUF1501 domain-containing protein, giving the protein MNHADDNSATHDRCGCSRRQMLRSFVGGSLLMPGLLHELLAEDATRSSTPDPLTPRPAHFPAKAKNVIFLFMTGGVSHIDTFDPKPKLHADVGREVKLDHPEIQNRPGYEHIYLKRPQWEFRPHGQSGTEVSTLFPHVAACVDDIALIRSMHTDHSNHYNATLGMHTGSFAFARPSIGSWVSYGLGTENRNLPSFVVIAPRQTYAGSQVYASDFLPGAHQGTLVVPGKEPVANIAPRVPMGRQEIELAALTKMNRRHLAARSDDALLAARMKSFETAFGMQMAVPEGFDLSQETATTHELYGLEPGSTKGFAWQCLVARRLIERGVRFVELIDTGSSNNWDSHGDMMDHERLALNVDRPIAGLLRDLKQRGLLDETLIVWTTEFGRTPFNNLADAKGREHHNWAFSSWLAGAGVKPGIVHGATDEYGVRVAEDPVHVHDFHATILHLMGLDHERLTYRHSGRDYRLTDVHGRVVRELLA
- a CDS encoding PSD1 and planctomycete cytochrome C domain-containing protein; translated protein: MLLARPLIALAIALWIVAGARADEANPADGLRLFDEKIHPVLAGTCFRCHGDQKVAGDLRVNSREALIAGGDSGPAIIPGKPAESLLIKAIKHADDVSAMPPDKELRADQIAAFEAWIAAGAPWPEKRAQFDATKHWSFEPVREPAVPPVQDATWVRNDIDRFILEKLEANGRRPAPAADRRTLIRRLTYDLTGLPPSAEDVLAFEHDASPEAYERLVDRLLASPAHGEQWGRHWLDVVRYADTAGENSDHPLPHAWRYRNWVIGAFTRDLPYDQFLSEQIAGDLLALDGPDELYADRVIATGYLAIARRFGHDIEKDMHLTLEDTLDTLGKSFLGLSIGCCRCHDHKYDPLTARDYYGLYGIFSSTKFAFPGCEPQQQPRDLVPLLSPAAYERQVQAAAEKIPEADAQVKSLTDAQSAQSARLQASLLASAKLLSAREIDDGQSGDLTQGAQTPMENVAVRRGEVIQLAITPRGNHGADSTQVEFEIAELGDAAQRWNAADLIDDLAAANPHAGSHGEVGTWGFLDVSAAPTFLGESLESIEGRTELRGWRSGETPSVFANTSRKRVKVWTSLPPRQFFMHPGPRGAVALAWLSPIDGRVSINGRVTDAHPGGTDGVGWQVTHYADPTLTNAFLELAATARQLNDAKRNRDALADRDRQVPRAFAVSEGEPKNARLQRRGEPLDLGDEVPRKFPDFLGGQQVTASTGSGRRELAGWLVDPANPLTARVIVNRLWQWHFGRGLVTTPNDFGSRGAPPTHPDLLDYLASQLVKNGWSLRAIDRLITTSATYQQAATGVTDNSYAGFARRRLTAEELRDTLLAASGTLDRTPGETHPFPPESNWSFTQHGPFADEYDTQKRSVYVMQKRNRRTRFFALFDGADPNASTPTRDITTVPTQALFFLNDPLLHECAAKFAALTVATTADETARVEFAYRQLFGRSPAADEQVDAIAFLSTYRDAPAVSDADQPNRAADRDATAWAALARVLFSSNEFLHVD